The window CTGGGGGCCAAGATAGCGCAAGTCTCCGGATCCAAACCCATTGAGTTGGCAGGGAAGACTTCCTTGGGTGAGCTGGTGGCTTTGTTCCGCAGGTGCTCAGCCCTGGTGTGCGGAGACAGCGCGCCTTTGCATGTTGCCGCGGCTGTGGGTTTGCCTACGGTTGCGCTTTTCGGGCCCACAGAGGCAGAGCGCCATATCCCTCCGGCCCCTTGCCTTCAAGTCATTCAGAAAGAGGTTCCTTGCGGGCCGTGCTATCGTACTCGATGCAGTCACATCACTTGTATGAAGTCCATCAGTCCTAGAGAGGTGTTGGATGCCCTTAATGGGTTTCTTGAAAAGAGCGATTCTGTGCACGGGGATCGAGCTGAAGCCGGAATCGATCCGGTTGGCTCAAGCGGCGACGACTTCGAAGGAAGGTCTTATCCGCTCACTCGGCCTTGATGTTCTGCCCCCGGACCTGCCCGACGAAATAGTCGCGGGTAAGTTGAAGGCGGCGTTTCGCCGTCTTGCAGGATCCAAGGACAGAGTCGTTGTCAGTCTCCCTCGCTCTCAAGTGACCTTGAGACATTTGCACCTGCCTACACAGGATCCGGAAGAAATTGCCGGGATGGTGGAGCTGCAGGCGCCTTCCCAGCTTCCCTATAGTAAGGATGAGATTGTTTTTGATCATAAAGTGGTGCGGTTTATGCCGGACGGCTCCAGCGAGGTGCTCTTGGCTTTGGCCCATGCAGGTTCCGTCAAACGCCTCCTGCGGCTTTTTGCCCTCGCCGGTGCCGGAGTTCCGGAAGTCTCCGTGAGCAGCTATGGTGTGCTGAATGCGTGGAGGGCTTTGTCCCGCAGAGCGAATGACCGGGGTTACCAGATGGATCTTAAGAGCGCGCTTTGCCTGGTGCACTTGGATGCCTCCGGTGCTGAGTTTGTTATTGTTGACGAGGGCCGGCTTGCTTTCAGCCGCTCTGTGCCCGAATTGGGTGAGGGGCAGCACGATAAGATTCAAGACAGTGTGGTCGAGGAAACACTCTGGACTCTGAAGGCCTACCAAAATCATCGTCCCGGCCAGAACATCGAGCGCCTGGTTTTGCTGGGAGTGCACCCGCAGCTCGTGCCCTTGGGAAATTACCTCCAGGGCCGTGTCAAAAAAAACGTGCAGGTTTTGGAGTTAGGG of the Candidatus Omnitrophota bacterium genome contains:
- the pilM gene encoding pilus assembly protein PilM, translated to MGFLKRAILCTGIELKPESIRLAQAATTSKEGLIRSLGLDVLPPDLPDEIVAGKLKAAFRRLAGSKDRVVVSLPRSQVTLRHLHLPTQDPEEIAGMVELQAPSQLPYSKDEIVFDHKVVRFMPDGSSEVLLALAHAGSVKRLLRLFALAGAGVPEVSVSSYGVLNAWRALSRRANDRGYQMDLKSALCLVHLDASGAEFVIVDEGRLAFSRSVPELGEGQHDKIQDSVVEETLWTLKAYQNHRPGQNIERLVLLGVHPQLVPLGNYLQGRVKKNVQVLELGREWNWRLSDISPLIALGCALGPDGMSFLPKQDKLALKKRYRSQWVKSLSALVVLLALLLLGGAGSEIWWRAQCLAELQSQLVAEQPVDEERSQVRLDLERYVSLGRNEGSVLEVLRTLASCSPQSIHLSRFAFKKGDQVVIKGTSSHMSVLFGFVTDLETSGAFEQVDIRFASKRKLRSGTEIADFELECKLHSGEEDSVL